TGTAGAAATATCTGTAATGcacaaaagatgaaaatataATGCTTCAAAGTCACAGACTAAAGTTGCACACACAGAACAaacttttatatattttgaataGATGCTTCAACACTGAAAAGACAGATTAATTGTGAAAATTGTGCTTGTTTTTTACTCACATTTAGTGGATTTTATCCATATATTCACACTCAGTAGTTTCACTTGTTGTTGCACACATGCAGTTGAGTCATAAATAAAAGTTCTCACACATGTTGGCCTGCTGTTGGAGGGGAGATTAACATATCTGCCTCCAATGCTGTTAAAAAGCAGCTGACAACACGGATTTTGAGAAGGATGTGACATAGCTGCAAAACTATTCCAGATCTGGAAATAGCTTTTATAAAGCTTTTTGTTCTCCAATTCGACAAGTTTCCAAGAGTGATGGAGGAATATGCTTGGAAGGAGGGAGAAGTCAGAGAAACCACAGTTATGTAGCAAGCTGGGCTGTGGCCTCCATCCTGCAGCGGATCCTCCCCCTCGTCTGGAAGCTGTTGAATTTTCCTCCAGATGTGGCCGCCTGATCTCTATAATGAtacactgctgcaggctgagaggaacaaaaaaaaaaaaaacaggggtaggactgaacaaaaacaagcagcaagCCTGGAATCTAACATCGACTGtgtatgttttcttttggggacaaaaaaaatgcattcaagCAAATCTTTTGTATAAAAACCATGGAATTGTTTCATAATCATTTGATTGTGTcaggtttgtttctttttttgtcagttttgtcGTGAAGGTCCTGCTAACAATCTAGAGGTGAGCCCATCTGTAGACTCGTACAAGCAAAAGTAATCATGGAAATACAATTCAGGCAGTGTTTTCTCTTATTAAGATATCTGCAGAAAAGCAGCTCTGTGCATTTCTTTTGCTCTCTGGCATGCAGCACATGTGAACGCGTGAAGAAAGCCAGAATCTCAACCACAGACATCTGGGACTGGCCTGGTCTCTCTCCCCCTTCTTTCACTCTCACAGCTTAGTCAAACGACAGGTGTCTTTGACTTGGTCGTCTTCCAGCAGGAACAGGTTGCAcagctgtctgacacacacacacacacacacacacacaagagtaagacgcacagagaaaagaggcaACTAATGAAAGATGGCAAACAACATTTTTACTGGGGTGGGCTCTGGGTGCATGTCGGACAGCCCTGGCTTCGCGGCGCTCCTGCTGTGTCTTTTGTATGTGCAAGTGGACCTAACAAAAGCTTCTTGAGGAGTCTCTGGGAAGCCCAGGCTGTTGGAAAGGAatgccccctctctctctggccCAGTCTTAATCAGTCACCACAGCCTCCCTCACAGGATAACTATGGCCTCACAATAAAACTTATTATATGGATACAGAGAGCCAAAGAGATGGACATGCTGCTAATGTGATACAAGTACATCTAAATTCTCAAGTTATCAGTTTCAAGGACATGTTgaaattgtgtgttttattatttttatatgtttgaaTTGAATCTTGAATGGCTAAATAAATCCAGAGAGAGACGTTCTGCAGTAAAAGTGGAAAATTGTTTTGTCCAGTAGAAATAATGGCAACCCAaacgtacgtgtgtgtgtgtgtgtgtgtgtgtgtgtgtgtgtgtgtgtgtgtgtgtgtgtgtgtgtgtgcgtgtgtgtgtgtgtgtgtgtgtgtgtgtgtgtgtgtgtgtgtgtgtgtgtgttcccctaTAAGAAGGCGGAGTTTTCTCCCTGGGGTCCTGAGCCAAACCGTGTTATGTAACGGATACACTGTTTCCCATCCTGATTTGGACTTACTTGAGAGTTTACGGGCTGTGCGTCAGGCTGCAGTCCGTGCACTGGACGTGGAGCACGCGGTGGTTTGTGGATGCGTCTGCAGAGAGATTCACTAAGAAAAGCTTGTTTTTAACCAGGTAACTGTCTTTACTGTCGTAAACCTAATTGAAAACTGACCTTAAACTGTGCCAAGGACCATGCCTTTGGCGGTTAATGTTCAACTCTAGCTGCGCCTGAGGAGGGGTCTGGGTTTGGAGATGGTAGTTTGACTCCGGAGACGCGCGGACATGGGCACCGGGACAAGCCGAGGGAAGAAAGTGGCGCCGGCGTGTGCCAGCGAGGCGAGCGTCGCCAAAACCGGGTCCGGCGTCGCTTCGCCCAAACGGGACACGACTTTATTCAAGCCTCTCAAAATCCACGCGATTTTACGCAGCGCGCGTAATCGCGCGCAGCCGGACTGCCACAGCGAGGGACAGGAGTCCGACCTGTCCGCAGAGGACGAGGACGTGGACGGAGAGCTGGACACGGTGCTGGAGGACTACGGGGAGCGAGGTGAGAGGGTTTCTGTGAAGAAAACTCCGACGAAGAAATCCTTCATGAGGTCCAGGACGTACGGACTGTGCCActtcggaggaggaggaggaggaggaggaggagggggggaggaagagcGAGCCGCGGAGCCACGTGTCCAACACAGCGGGACTGCTGGtgtaaacaaaaagaacaagacGCACTCCGAAGAACACACATCTCCGTGTCCCAAGCAGCGCAGTGTAAGAGCATTTCTATTGATTTGCTCCATGATGACTTGTtcaagatgcaaaaaaaaaaaaaaaaaaaaccttactcTTCAATATAATTACATATGAATTTGTCTTCAGTTCGTTAATGTAACCTTTGCTTTGTGTGTCAGTCCTCCTCACAGGACTTCTTGACAAGAGGGGCTTTGTTTGGAGCTGTTCCCACACCAGAAAAACAATCGTAAGTCTTATTCAATAATTGATGTCAGAGCTCAGTGGAGTAATAAAACGAGAAGGGTCGGATCGAATTCTCCTTTTAGGGATCGAATACCCTCCCATTATACTCAGGCACACTAGAATTGGCAGACATCACAGGAAAGACACTGACACAAGTGTTTGTAGAGGTGAGTGAGAATAAAGCAAGGAAGAAAACTACACTATTTCATCTCTAATTACCAGTTCTGCACCGTAAAAAACCCAATTACCAAAACATTGACTCAATTAGAAGATTGCTAAGGCAAGTTGAAATAGACCATTGGCTCAAGTGTTGTTATTGGGAAAGccagttaataaatgtttgtacaattattcataaaaaatattgagtCAGGTGATAAATTGTTGTTGGGTGAACGCCAACAATGGCTGATATTGACTCAACTAACATACAGTAATTGAGTGAATGGATTGGacaagttttgcatttgttgactgaacaaATGTGGGCGGCGTCATTTGCGGTAATGAACTTCGAGCAAAGGAAGTACGGCAAAGCCACAAAGTTTGTCGACACGGCCTCACGGAGGGACGAGGAGTGACAGGTAAGCAACACTGTGCGTTTGCTTATTAACATTGTCAATCTctgaaaccagagtcaaaagaaatttgtttttctgtggaatctgttcttgggggactgtaacattttttgCTTGCTAGCTAGCCAGTTAGCTTGGGTAGCCGGGCAGCTAACTTACATATTACCCCTCAAATTCATAAGGTCAATGTTTAGCCAGCTAACAGCATTAGCCGTCTAACAGCGCCCGAGGCCCCACGAGCAGCACGTCCGCACGTTAGCCAAACCCGCGGGGCAGGGTTTAGCTAAAGCTAGCTCCGgtcccgcgagcggcacgtccgCCTGCTAGCTGACGCTTGCTCCTgtcccgcgagcggcacgtTCGCCCGTTAGCCGGCTAGCTGACACTCGCCCCGGCGTGGGCATAGCAGCGCCTCTGTGCGAGAGCTGTTGGCGGACGAACACCGTCAGCTCGTTGGCCAGCTCGCTCTAGCATAGATTTATAATATGGTTTTGCCTGGTAAACAGCCTAGCAAGCAAACCATCAGTCGGGAAGCAAACGTCTCGGCGGGAAAGCTAGCTTTGAAGGCTTTAATAAGGTCAGCTTTTCTagcatttgtatttatatcaaTACTTGCTCTGGAAGTAGCTGTAATCCTGTCATTCTCAAACCACTGGGTTCCCTTAACTCTGACAAAGTACAAATTGAACTAAATGGACCCCAGTCCCATTAAAGTTGTTTGAATATATAATGGTATAATGGAcaatgttttagccaatgaatggcgtgatgcgagcgtcaactattggtcctctgacatgtcaatcacgctgaagaaatgcttgcgtcacgccgtcaagcgcgctcgtcggagcagcagagcaggtaggacggtctggcgcatgcgcgtttttcaataagcgagtaacagacgtttggcttcgactttatcgagaaaatcctccattatacctttaaggaaaacactttttcctaaCTTGTAAGGGTCATTTCACAGTCTCCTAAAGCAGTGGCTCCCAAACCTTTTTGCCTGTGACCCAAAGGGGAATTATGACATTTGCCAGGACCCAAActagtgaaaacaacagatctacaagcccacaacacatcatgaaataaattggCTGTGCCGTTCTTTGGCTTCCatcttaactttttattttggcatcTCTCTACTCAGGGCAGTTTCTTCTGCTTGACACAGTTTCTTCTCATTGACTTGCACTACCCTGTAAATATCTGTCGCATATCTATAGTTATGTATCTTCTCCCTCAGATGAAAGGTCGTTGCTGAAGATGTGCATGTCTCCACAATCAGCCAGAGATGGCCAGCCCTATTCCTGTTGGGTCAGGtaagtttgtgtatgttttactttgttccttCCACATAAAATGTCACACAACTGAGACAACCATATGCACTGGAGAGGGGTGGAACTAACTGTAGGTGGGAAGAGAAATCAGATGTAATGATTTTGTCAAGAGGAAGTTAGACTAATATTTCtagaaacacagaataaacacaaaaacaacaccagggCCATGTTTCTTATACCCTAACATTAAATAAAGGGTCTGATGCCTCAAAGGTGGAATGGCCCTTTAAGCCTGGTATTGAAGATGgtcactctgatctgtcctgAGCAAGTGACGTGATGCTACATCTGTGGTTTTTGCTATGATCTGTCTACAGGTTGTACATTCACAAGTTGTCTCTTCATTATCTAATTGTTTTGCAGGTACATGCAGAATTCAGAAGAGTAACAGGAAAAGAATTGATGGAAACGTTCTTCCCCTCCTTGGATGAGCACACCAGAGCACACCGCACCGTAGCTCACCACCCCACTCAAGTGACACTAAGGAGTCTGTTGGAGTACCGAGACGAGCAGGtaagatggaaaataacagaCAAATGTGTCTTCATCACTTAAACCCTACTGGGTGTCCGGAGTCCCTCACGAttgaaaatagtgttttctgttattgtgggTAAAGCTTCTGCTGAGAATAGCTGATCGACAAGCTCACAATGTCACATCGTGAGCTTGTCAGTCTGCTATTTTCAgtagaagctgttttcagtacACTGTACATACAGTAGATGTATGTATGCAGTTACAATGAATCAGCCTTTAGATTCTAGATGTGAAATGAGCTGCCTGCCCACTCCATTCCCACACTATGACTGAAAGAGTCGACATTGTAAAAAATTGTACAGTGACAGCATtacattgttggtttttgttttaatttagaactgtttactttgttttcatgtttaagcaCTTTGAGTTTACACGTCTTGTATGAAATATGCTGTATAATGTACATGTATGAACAATATGCATGTGACTTGACTTGTCCTGTGTATCCAGACCACAGAGATCGTTAAACATCGGAGGGTGGTGGCTGTCAAAGGGCTGCAGTATTACCTGGGGGAGAAAACCGAGCTTTTCAAGACCTGCCAGGTAAATCAGCATTTCAAGGAgaacatccatctgtccatcaatatcatttggatattgtttttaatttcctttttattaatgtgctCCATCTATAGCCAGACGGTGTTTACGAAGCCTCAAGCCCCGTGCCAATGGGTATCCTGGAGATTGTGGGGCCTCCGGGAGGCCTGGAAGCTGCGCCATTGCTACATCCTTACGAGCCTTGAACCCCAGACTTTCCTTTACAGCTTATACTGTCAGCTATTGGTGTTGCTCTGTTTTGcactcttttcaaatgttgtgtaattttttgaatttgaatttaaatgttttgttttgtacacagaaaaataaacatttaaagtaaatttgtctttattagtCTTTAATTAGGCTATATTTTATGTTGAGTatatatcatttaaatattaattcatgcagTCATTATTATGTTATTCACTCAATTATTACTTTATAGTTGTAATGACTAATAAGTCCTAGTTGAGTGAGCACATGATGTGGAATATGACATGGTGTCAACTCATTTGTTTCAATTGGCTCAGTTAATAAGCCAACAGTCTTTCGTTCTGTCAACGATTATTAAGCAATTGGCTGAATTAATAGCCAACGAAGAGTTTTTCGTTcagtcaatgtttttaaatagtaattgTGTCAACTCAAAACATTTCGTGAAACGCTTCACCCTATGAATAATCAAttcaaccaattttttttttaatacagtgtgTGCCATCCATGGTTTGATATAATGGCACATCTAAAAGCTACAACTTTCAAGCACACATggcttttctgccttttttctcATCAGAATGTCATACTGACatgtttctcctctctccaggaCTTTTGGCAGCTGCCACAGCTCCTCTCTGGCCATGCCAGTCATCCTGTACGACGGAtcagaggaagagctgatgGACACTATTGAGAGGGAGTTtagctgacctccagctgagaACGCTGTCGTCGTGCTGCTGGAGTTTTCAGCAGCCTGGATGGAGTGAGATGGCTTGTAGACAATATTTCttaaaagagagaagaaaaaaaaacccagggcTTACTTGGACAGATTTCTCTACAGGGAATTCTATGATCTGTATTCATCGCGCTGCCTGGATACATGCAACATTGTTTGGATTAAACTTAAACAGCCCCTACCCCGGCCTTTGCATTTACCCAAGTCTTATTTAACGACAAGTGGCAGTGTAATTGCAGGGTTATCACACGGGCTTGAACAGGTGCCAGGAAGTTCTCTGTTAACCCACCGAGGCCTCCTCGGTCtgttgtgtgcagcagcagggtgTCACTGTCATCCCCTCTGTCCTGTCTGGCTCCCACAGGGCGTGCGCTCACCCGTTACCCATTACTTACATTGCTTCATCTTCACGGGTAAATGAGTGAACACAGATGTTGGAAACTCAATGATTTGGGCGAACATTTAGTTGCAGAGTTTGAATCTTTAACCGTTTTGGGCGCACAGTGCTGTTCTTTATACATCCACGGCGGCCCTGGAGAGGTATGTTTACATAAGGTTTCCTTCCTGACCACAGTTCCTGCACTTTTCCACCCTTTAGAAGGAATGTGTGGCACAAGAAGAGAATTCTGCTCACATTTAAACAGTGAAGGCTGCTGCCACCCAGTGGCAGGATGCAGTAACTCTGTACAATTCCACGACCGCGATCTGTCAACAAACGGATCTGCCGCTGACAATAAGATCAttcagaattttcttttttgaataaaatatctaagaaaaaaacaaacctgtttatcttactttttttttacaacaacaGTAACCTTCCAAGTTAAGTCACCCatgtgttgtaaaaaaaaaaactcaacagacAAAAGCCTTTCGAAGTGCCTTTTAATCATGAGCCATCTGTGTTAGTGAATGTTTCACATTAAAGActgtacaaaataaaatgtgcatttgtaaaacaataaaatacagctacattaaatatttttttgcacaatatatatgtaaaaaaaataatgttcaaACCAAAGTTTGCTGGAGGCAGTGCAGTACCTATTAAGTACTTTTATGGTAAAAGTAAGTGTTTGATATTGCACTGTTGTTGGcattcttgttgttttttttaactcaggtTTGGCTTCTTTGAAGGCCTGTAGAAAGACATCCTCTTCTGAACTGCCTTCTGCAGCTTGGGAGGCAGAAGAGGGAGCTGGTTTCTGAGCTTCTCCGAGTTTCTCACGTCCTTCGCGATGTAATCCTCACAAATCCTGTCGGGAGGGAAAGTCACTGGTTTCTGTTTTGGTCAAGAAATGCTCATTTCAAGCATTGTGACCCAAGAAGCATGACagctttaaaacagaaaatgtgtgtttcattaaaggaaaatgattttttttttttgttttttgtttttttacctaAACAGAGGATATGGCTGCATCTGGAAAACAAGTGCATCGTTGCAGTGGCCCTGAAATGAAACATGGAAAGTTTTTACCGATCCATTCAGTTATTTGACATATTATATAGTTTTTATGTTAGCAACAATACAAATCGATAGAGAAGATGGGTTATTCATATTGGAAAATTTTATCTTCAGTTTAGTGGAAATTCAAGGTCAGCGTCAAATATTGACTGTATACAGCTGTTTCTACAGAACACGTCATGTAAATTGTATACATGTAGTGTTTTTTGCTGACATGACTTCACTTTAACGTTAATCTTATCATTACAGATAACTTCAGCCCTTTTAGCCAGTTACCAGGTATTCTTATCTGTTATCTTTCACAtgtttttaaattccattttgAGCTTGTTTGTTTCTGA
Above is a window of Salarias fasciatus chromosome 19, fSalaFa1.1, whole genome shotgun sequence DNA encoding:
- the LOC115407075 gene encoding uncharacterized protein LOC115407075 isoform X1 → MGTGTSRGKKVAPACASEASVAKTGSGVASPKRDTTLFKPLKIHAILRSARNRAQPDCHSEGQESDLSAEDEDVDGELDTVLEDYGERGERVSVKKTPTKKSFMRSRTYGLCHFGGGGGGGGGGGEEERAAEPRVQHSGTAGVNKKNKTHSEEHTSPCPKQRSSSSQDFLTRGALFGAVPTPEKQSTFGSCHSSSLAMPVILYDGSEEELMDTIEREFS
- the LOC115407075 gene encoding uncharacterized protein LOC115407075 isoform X2 — translated: MGTGTSRGKKVAPACASEASVAKTGSGVASPKRDTTLFKPLKIHAILRSARNRAQPDCHSEGQESDLSAEDEDVDGELDTVLEDYGERGERVSVKKTPTKKSFMRSRTYGLCHFGGGGGGGGGGGEEERAAEPRVQHSGTAGVNKKNKTHSEEHTSPCPKQRSSSSQDFLTRGALFGAVPTPEKQSCHSSSLAMPVILYDGSEEELMDTIEREFS